Proteins from a genomic interval of Zingiber officinale cultivar Zhangliang chromosome 1B, Zo_v1.1, whole genome shotgun sequence:
- the LOC122016795 gene encoding uncharacterized protein LOC122016795 encodes MPSSASTPTNPSLRMEVESVRCECCGLEEDCTCDYISSVKADFGGKWLCGLCSEAVRYEFGKGERKSHEEAVKAHIAFCRRHNSNPAVRVADGMKQMLRRRSGSLSKATAAEKNV; translated from the coding sequence ATGCCTTCATCAGCATCTACTCCTACAAATCCGAGCTTGAGGATGGAGGTTGAGTCAGTCAGGTGCGAGTGCTGTGGGCTGGAAGAAGACTGCACCTGCGACTACATAAGCAGTGTGAAGGCAGACTTCGGCGGCAAGTGGCTCTGCGGCCTCTGCTCGGAAGCCGTGAGATATGAGTTCGGCAAGGGGGAGAGGAAGAGCCATGAGGAGGCCGTGAAGGCTCACATAGCCTTCTGCAGGAGGCACAACTCCAACCCGGCCGTCCGCGTCGCCGACGGCATGAAGCAGATGCTGAGGAGGAGGTCTGGAAGCTTGTCGAAAGCAACGGCCGCCGAGAAAAATGTCTAG
- the LOC122016703 gene encoding non-specific lipid transfer protein GPI-anchored 5-like, with amino-acid sequence MRPRIHRTPATTKIDMADQKTAAFSCSCLAMAAAMCMLLGMASAQSSCTREIISLAPCLNYISGNASTPSSSCCSQLARVVQSQPACLCSVLDGGASSLGVTVNQTRALAMPGACGVQTPPASECNDGAGSPAAPNTAPETPSSTPSPPAAGGGSKATPVTTSKAVSYKPTGSLFVSVLLAFFSCLLQ; translated from the exons ATGCGCCCTCGCATCCATCGAACTCCGGCGACGACGAAGATAGACATGGCGGACCAAAAGACTGCGGCGTTTTCCTGCAGCTGCCTCGCAATGGCGGCGGCGATGTGCATGCTCTTGGGGATGGCTTCCGCGCAATCCAGTTGCACCCGCGAGATCATCAGCCTGGCGCCTTGTCTCAACTACATCAGCGGCAACGCCTCCACGCCCTCCTCCTCTTGCTGCTCGCAGCTGGCCAGAGTCGTGCAGTCCCAGCCGGCGTGCCTCTGCTCGGTGCTCGACGGCGGCGCCTCCTCGCTCGGCGTCACCGTGAACCAGACCCGGGCCTTGGCGATGCCCGGCGCATGCGGCGTCCAAACTCCGCCAGCGAGCGAGTGCAACG ATGGAGCAGGATCACCGGCGGCACCCAATACTGCGCCGGAGACTCCCTCCTCGACACCATCGCCTCCGGCGGCAG GAGGTGGATCGAAGGCAACTCCGGTGACGACCTCAAAAGCTGTTTCTTACAAGCCTACTGGTTCTCTGTTTGTTTCAGTCCTCCTCGCTTTTTTCTCGTGTCTCCTTCAGTAA